The following are encoded in a window of Esox lucius isolate fEsoLuc1 chromosome 14, fEsoLuc1.pri, whole genome shotgun sequence genomic DNA:
- the LOC105014802 gene encoding cyclin-dependent kinase 2-associated protein 1-like isoform X1, which translates to MDASPIPQTKTVGNIQGNIQSPSAANLATLQSYRPLVNDVYAPPSLGFSQGSSSSQVPQSKYSELLAIIEELGKEIRPTYAGSKSAMERLKRGIIHARGLVRECLAETERNARS; encoded by the exons ATGGACGCGTCTCCCATTCCCCAGACAAAGACAG TTGGAAACATCCAGGGAAACATTCAATCTCCATCTGCTGCTAACTTGGCAACTTTGCAGTCCTACCGGCCGCTGGTTAACGACGTTTATGCACCACCCTCCCTGGGCTTCTCACAG GGATCCAGCAGCAGCCAGGTGCCCCAGAGTAAGTATTCAGAGCTCCTAGCCATCATTGAGGAGTTGGGAAAGGAGATTCGGCCCACCTATGCAGGCAGCAAGAGTGCCATGGAGAGACTTAAACGAG GGATCATCCATGCTAGGGGTCTGGTGCGGGAATGCTTGGCAGAGACTGAACGAAATGCCAGGTCCTAG
- the LOC105014802 gene encoding cyclin-dependent kinase 2-associated protein 1-like (The RefSeq protein has 1 substitution compared to this genomic sequence), whose translation MSLGMSYKPNVHQHIPGTTGNQVGNIQGNTQSPSAANLATLQSYRPLVNDVYAPPSLGFSQGSSSSQVPQSKYSELLAIIEELGKEIRPTYAGSKSAMERLKRGIIHARGLVRECLAETERNARS comes from the exons ATGTCTCTGGGAATGTCTTATAAACCCAATGTCCACCAGCACATTCCAGGAACTACCGGGAACCAGG TTGGAAACATCCAGGGAAACATTCAATCTCCATCTGCTGCTAACTTGGCAACTTTGCAGTCCTACCGGCCGCTGGTTAACGACGTTTATGCACCACCCTCCCTGGGCTTCTCACAG GGATCCAGCAGCAGCCAGGTGCCCCAGAGTAAGTATTCAGAGCTCCTAGCCATCATTGAGGAGTTGGGAAAGGAGATTCGGCCCACCTATGCAGGCAGCAAGAGTGCCATGGAGAGACTTAAACGAG GGATCATCCATGCTAGGGGTCTGGTGCGGGAATGCTTGGCAGAGACTGAACGAAATGCCAGGTCCTAG
- the sbno1 gene encoding protein strawberry notch homolog 1 isoform X5, whose translation MPMKLRVGLRHPDPVVETSSLSSVSPPNVWYRLSIPEETIDRGWLSALQLEAITYAAQQHETFLPNKDRASYLIGDGAGVGKGRTIAGIIYENYLLGRKRALWFSVSNDLKYDAERDLKDIGAKNIQVHSLNKFKYGKISSKHNGSVKKGVIFATYSSLIGESQSGGKYKTRFKQLLHWCGEDFDGVIVYDECHKAKNVCPIGSSKPTKTGLAVLELQNKLPKARVVYASATGASEPRNMAYMNRLGIWGEGTPFREFSNFIQAVERRGVGAMEIVAMDMKLRGMYIARQLSFTGVTFKIEEVPLTSHYIKMYNKSVRLWVAAREKFQAAANLMDAEQRMKKSMWGQFWSAHQRFFKYLCIASKVRRVVQLAREEVKNGKCVVIGLQSTGEARTLEALEEGGGELNDFVSTAKGVLQSLIEKHFPAPDRQKLFSLLGIDLSAKKTPSPSEPAAEPKGKKRKGAEVKKPQKRKRKSGGLSGSSSDDSESEESDKDDVESDDSFKSVSSGDDEDDFNPFKDDSSEDEEDDPWLSGKRKEGKKGKEKKNKKNKKKKSIDPDSINSALLASGLGSTRPAFTAPIVKTSCAPAVAKVEVDDSCMTSQDAVEDAQQMKRDLLDQLEKLAPDLPPNTLDELIDELGGPDNVAEMTGRKGRVVSNDDGSISYESRSELDVPVEILNLTEKQRFMDGEKNIAIISEAASSGISLQADRRVKNQRRRVHMTLELPWSADRAIQQFGRTHRSNQVTAPEYVFLISELAGEQRFASIVAKRLESLGALTHGDRRATETRDLSRFNFDNKYGRNALEIVMKSIVNLDSPLVNPPADFVGDFYKEIRQGLIGVGLINVEDKSGVLSLDKDYNNIGKFLNRILGMAVQEQNALFQYFSDTLAAVIQNAKKNGRYDMGILDLGSGDEKVKKIDAKKFLTPGYSTSGHVELYTVSVERGMSWEEATHAWAEQSGPDDGFYVQMRNNKKTAILVQEVNSKKRLFLVYRPNTGKQLKLEAYADIKKKCKKVLSDDAKQHWIDQYKASAEICAHAYWRGNCKKASVGLQCEVGLRCRTYYVLCGSVLSVWTKVEGVLASVSGTNVKMQIVRLRTEDGQRIVGLIIPANCVAPLTNILSSSDQSQQLAVQQQQKWQQLHPQSLSHTHNT comes from the exons CGACCGCGGCTGGCTGTCTGCCCTACAGCTGGAAGCCATAACCTACGCTGCCCAG CAACACGAAACGTTCCTCCCTAACAAAGACAGAGCGTCCTATCTGATCGGAGATGGCGCAGGAGTGGGCAAGGGCCGGACTATCGCCGGTATCATCTATGAAAACTACCTCCTCGGCAGGAAAAGAGCCCTCTG GTTCAGTGTTTCTAATGACCTGAAGTATGACGCAGAGAGAGATCTTAAAGACATTGGAGCCAAGAACATTCAGGTCCATTCCCTAAATAAG TTTAAGTATGGTAAGATCTCGTCCAAGCACAACGGTAGTGTGAAGAAAGGTGTGATCTTCGCTACGTACTCCTCACTGATAGGAGAGAGCCAGTCTGGAGGGAAATACAAGACCCGCTTCAAACAGCTATTACATTGGTGTGGAGAAGACTTTGATGGAGTT ATTGTGTATGATGAGTGTCACAAAGCCAAAAATGTCTGTCCCATCGGGTCGTCCAAACCTACCAAGACTGGGTTAGCTGTCCTGGAGCTGCAGAACAAATTGCCCAAAGCCCGGGTGGTCTACGCTAGCGCCACTG GTGCATCCGAGCCCCGTAACATGGCCTACATGAACCGACTGGGTATCTGGGGGGAGGGGACCCCTTTCAGGGAGTTTAGCAACTTCATCCAGGCTGTGGAGCGAAG AGGTGTTGGTGCCATGGAGATAGTTGCTATGGATATGAAGCTGAGGGGGATGTACATCGCCAGGCAGCTGAGCTTCACTGGTGTCACATTCAAGATCGAAGAGGTTCCCCTAACCAGCCACTACATCAAAATGTACAACAAGTCTGTGCGCTTG TGGGTGGCTGCACGGGAAAAGTTCCAGGCTGCCGCTAACCTCATGGATGCAGAGCAGCGGATGAAGAAATCCATGTGGGGTCAGTTCTGGTCGGCCCACCAGAGGTTCTTCAAGTACCTCTGCATCGCCTCCAAGGTCCGCAGGGTGGTGCAACTCGCCAGAGAAGAGGTCAAAAACGGAAAG tGTGTGGTGATTGGCCTTCAGTCAACCGGAGAGGCCAGGACACTAGAGGCCCTGGAGGAAGGAGGCGGAGAACTGAACGACTTTGTCTCCACTGCCAA AGGTGTTCTGCAGTCCTTGATAGAGAAACACTTCCCtgctccagacagacagaagctaTTCAGCTTGCTGGGAATCGACCTCTCTGCCAAGAAGACCCCCTCGCCCAGCGAGCCTGCTGCAGAGCCCAAGGGCAAGAAAAGGAAAG GTGCTGAGGTAAAGAAGCCTCAAAAGCGGAAGAGAAAGTCTGGTGGTCTGTCAGGGAGCAGCTCAGACGACAGCGAATCCGAAGAGTCTGACAAGGACGACGTGGAAAGCGACGACAGCTTCAAATCAGTCAGCTCAGGAGATGATGAAGATGACTTCAACCCCTTCAAGGATGATTCCAGCGAGGATGAGGAGGATG ACCCCTGGCTTTCTggaaaaaggaaagaaggaaagaaaggcaaggagaagaaaaataaaaagaacaaaaagaagaaaagcatTGACCCAGACTCCATCAACAGTGCCTTGTTAGCGTCTGGTCTGGGCTCCACCAGGCCTGCTTTCACCGCTCCCATTGTCAAGACCTCCTGCGCCCCGGCCGTAG CCAAGGTAGAAGTAGATGACAGCTGTATGACCAGTCAGGATGCTGTAGAAGATGCTCAGCAGATGAAGAGAGATCTGTTGGATCAGCTGGAGAAGCTGGCTCCTGATCTCCCTCCGAACACCCTGGATGAACTCATAGATGAGCTTGGAGGACCAGACAATGTGGCTGAG ATGACTGGTCGTAAGGGCCGTGTTGTCAGTAACGACGACGGCAGTATCTCCTACGAGTCTCGCTCCGAACTGGACGTCCCTGTTGAGATCCTCAACctcacagaaaaacaaaggtTCATGGATGGAGAGAAG AACATAGCCATCATCTCGGAGGCGGCCAGCTCTGGTATCTCCCTGCAGGCTGACCGACGGGTGAAGAACCAGAGGAGGAGGGTCCACATGACCCTGGAGCTGCCCTGGAGCGCAGACAGAGCCATACAGCAGTTCG ggaGAACCCACAGGTCCAACCAGGTGACGGCTCCTGAGTATGTATTCCTCATCTCTGAGCTGGCTGGGGAACAGAGGTTTGCCTCCATTGTGGCCAAGAGACTGGAGAGCCTG ggTGCCCTCACGCACGGAGACAGAAGAGCAACAGAGACCAGAGATCTTAGCAGGTTCAACTTCGACAATAAA TATGGCAGAAATGCTCTTGAGATTGTGATGAAGTCCATCGTCAACCTGGACTCTCCATTAGTAAATCCCCCTGCAGACTTCGTTGGGGATTTCTACAAAG AGATCCGTCAGGGGCTGATTGGAGTGGGTCTGATTAACGTGGAGGACAAGTCTGGAGTTCTGTCTCTGGACAAAG ACTACAACAATATAGGGAAGTTCCTGAACCGCATCCTGGGGATGGCAGTGCAGGAGCAGAACGCTCTCTTCCAGTACTTCTCTGACACGCTGGCCGCTGTCATTCAGAATGCCAAGAAGAACGGACGCTACGACATGGGCATTCTGG ACCTTGGTTCTGGGGATGAGAAGGTGAAGAAGATTGATGCCAAGAAGTTCCTGACTCCAGGCTACTCCACCTCAGGACACGTGGAGCTTTACACG GTAAGTGTGGAGAGAGGCATGTCCTGGGAGGAGGCCACGCATGCCTGGGCTGAGCAGAGTGGACCCGACGATGGCTTCTATGTACAG ATGAGAAACAACAAGAAGACTGCCATCTTGGTGCAGGAGGTGAACAGTAAGAAGCGGCTCTTCCTGGTCTACAGACCTAACACAGGCAAACAGCTTAAACTGGAGGCCTACGCTGACATCAAGAAGAAGTGTAAAAAGGTGCTATCAGATGATGCCAAGCAGCACTGGATTGACCAATACAAAGCTTCTGCAGAGATCTGCGCTCATGCTTACTG GCGTGGTAACTGTAAGAAGGCGTCGGTGGGGCTCCAGTGTGAGGTGGGTCTGCGCTGCAGGACCTACTATGTGCTGTGCGGCTCGGTGCTCAGCGTGTGGACCAAGGTGGAGGGAGTCCTGGCCTCAGTCAGCGGAACCAACGTCAAGATGCAGATCGTCCGCCTCAGGACGGAGGACGGCCAGAGGATTGTTG gcCTGATCATTCCAGCCAACTGCGTCGCTCCCCTGACCAACATCCTGTCGTCATCCGACCAGTCTCAGCAGCTGGCTGTTCAGCAGCAGCAGAAGTGGCAGCAGCTGCACCCTCAGAGcctcagccacacacacaacacatag